TGCCGTGACCGGTACAGACGGGCTCTCGGAACTGCAGGCGGCGAGCACGATCGCAAATAAGACGGAAAGAACATGCTTGTGCATAGCGAAACCTTTCGGTTGAATGGAGCCGGATTCAGAGCCAAGCATCATAGTGCCGCGATCGGCTACCGGCAAACGGGCAAGTCGCTCCGCATATTGCAATTTCGGCCGAAAAAGCAGGGCCAGTGCGGTTGCAAGGCGCTAAGATGCACATGGATCAATTGGATAGAACACTATGCAGCCTCAACGCGATACACCCTGGACGCTGATCCTGATCGCCGCAGCGGTAGTGGCTGTATTGGCCGGTTGGTATTTTTGGCAGCCAGCACCGCAGCCAGCCGCCGAAGTACCGGTCAGTACCGCGGTTCCCGGGTTGGACGACGCTCCTGCCGGACCGCAGCACCCGCTCCCGGAACCGGGCGACGATTCTGATATTGAGCGTGAACTGGTGCCATTGCCGGCGCTGAGTGACAGTGATCAGTACTTCAAACTTGAATTGTCGACGCTGTTCGGGCCGGCACTGGCCGATGCTTTGATCAGTTCGGCGCTCATCGAACGGCTGGTGGCCACGATCGACAGTTTGACGCGGGCGCAACTGGCGGAGCGCATCAGGCCGATGTCCGCATTGCCTGGCCAGTTGGAGGTTGCCGGACAGGATGGTTCCGGTGATTACCTGCTGTTGAGCGACAACTATGCTCGTTATGACGCATTGGTAGAACAGGTTACGACAGCCAACCTGGACGAGGTGATGGACCTGTATCGGCGTTATTACCCGCTGTTTCAGAAAGCGTACGTCGGGCTCGGGTATCCCAACGGGTATTTCAACGATCGACTGGTTGAGGTTATTGATCACCTGCTGGCGACGCCGGAGGTCAGTGACCCGATTGTGCTGGTACGGCCGCACGTTCTGTACGAGTTTGCCGATGAAGAGCTTGAATCGTTGTCCAGCGGTCAGAAAATGCTGATACGCATTGGTCCGCAACACCGGGCGGCGATTAAAGAAACCTTGATACGCTTTCGTACTCTGGTGACTAGCCGCACTGAATCGCTCTGACATGGGCAACTGTT
The DNA window shown above is from Woeseia oceani and carries:
- a CDS encoding DUF3014 domain-containing protein: MQPQRDTPWTLILIAAAVVAVLAGWYFWQPAPQPAAEVPVSTAVPGLDDAPAGPQHPLPEPGDDSDIERELVPLPALSDSDQYFKLELSTLFGPALADALISSALIERLVATIDSLTRAQLAERIRPMSALPGQLEVAGQDGSGDYLLLSDNYARYDALVEQVTTANLDEVMDLYRRYYPLFQKAYVGLGYPNGYFNDRLVEVIDHLLATPEVSDPIVLVRPHVLYEFADEELESLSSGQKMLIRIGPQHRAAIKETLIRFRTLVTSRTESL